A single Cryomorphaceae bacterium DNA region contains:
- a CDS encoding HlyD family efflux transporter periplasmic adaptor subunit, producing MDRPLSEQHLRSQKRRKWIAPVAILIGLVVAIIIFRNQLEARVKSSEVVISTVEAGSIEATITATGTIVPEYEQALTVPEEARLEEVLIQAGTRVDSGQKILSLTSKKLENQLASRADELELSEATYEKTRLQWEKSIYDLESAISIKRLRIRGLEALVEDQKKLLKVGGGTAEEVEKAEMDLQIARIELRQMENEIANRRSQKIATLRELDLQVAMAERSYDEAKRRWEMAQVRPQRSGTVTFVHTDRGVTLRPGQEVARVADLSRFKVDARIADEYIDFLQPGQKAYVQVNRKPVEAIISSIEPTVQNGRVAFELRFEGNDFSGFRPNMTVEVYVVTNYSEETLIVRNGSAFSGSGQQEVFVMKDGQGKRQRVQVGLSNFEHVEILQGVKEGDQVVITQLPRLRHRQTFKMTGRE from the coding sequence ATGGACCGCCCCTTATCAGAACAACATCTTCGCTCCCAGAAACGACGTAAGTGGATTGCCCCCGTAGCGATTCTCATCGGACTGGTGGTCGCCATCATCATTTTCCGCAATCAACTTGAAGCACGGGTCAAATCCAGTGAGGTGGTCATTTCCACTGTAGAAGCCGGCTCTATCGAAGCCACCATTACCGCTACGGGAACCATTGTCCCCGAGTACGAGCAAGCCCTCACCGTTCCCGAAGAAGCTCGATTGGAGGAGGTGCTTATTCAAGCCGGTACTCGCGTAGACTCCGGTCAAAAGATTCTCTCTCTAACTTCCAAGAAACTCGAGAATCAATTGGCCTCCAGGGCAGACGAACTGGAGCTCAGCGAAGCGACCTACGAAAAGACACGCCTACAGTGGGAGAAATCCATTTACGATTTGGAGTCTGCTATTTCCATCAAGCGTCTCCGCATTCGGGGACTTGAAGCCCTAGTGGAGGATCAGAAAAAACTCTTGAAAGTGGGAGGAGGAACCGCTGAAGAAGTCGAAAAGGCGGAAATGGACCTCCAAATCGCGCGCATCGAACTCCGCCAAATGGAAAATGAGATCGCCAACCGTCGCTCTCAAAAAATCGCAACACTCAGAGAACTCGATCTGCAAGTGGCTATGGCCGAACGCAGCTACGACGAAGCGAAACGCCGCTGGGAAATGGCGCAAGTTCGCCCCCAGCGCAGCGGAACCGTCACCTTTGTGCATACGGATCGCGGAGTGACCCTGCGTCCGGGACAAGAAGTAGCTCGCGTAGCGGACCTCAGTCGCTTCAAGGTGGATGCCCGCATCGCCGACGAGTACATTGACTTCTTGCAACCGGGACAAAAAGCCTATGTACAGGTCAATCGCAAACCGGTTGAAGCCATTATCTCCTCTATTGAACCCACCGTGCAAAACGGCCGGGTGGCCTTCGAATTGCGGTTTGAAGGGAACGATTTCAGTGGGTTCCGCCCCAATATGACGGTGGAAGTCTACGTCGTGACCAACTATTCAGAAGAAACGCTAATCGTTCGCAACGGAAGTGCCTTTTCTGGTTCAGGCCAACAAGAAGTCTTTGTGATGAAAGACGGTCAAGGGAAGCGCCAGCGCGTTCAAGTAGGCCTGAGCAATTTCGAGCACGTCGAAATCCTCCAAGGGGTCAAAGAAGGAGATCAAGTCGTTATTACGCAACTCCCGCGCTTGCGCCATCGTCAAACCTTTAAAATGACGGGTCGTGAATAA
- a CDS encoding TolC family protein — MNKLIYTFVLIAAVLYRPVRAQESGPVILSLNQAISYAQGQSITALQNETTKENRFWAYQSFRSNLYPRLVLSGVAPEFNRSFSGVTQPDGTTLYQPVTINNSSLQLDVSQNLPWTGGQVFIGTRLNRFDDFDRDTRLYNSSPLFIGLSQPLFQYNGLKWGQKIEPLKYEESVRQFKEEEARIAVQVCRRYFDLLRAEINLDIAENNLKNNDTLFRIAETRFELGRISKSDLLQLQLAAVTAQKDVAQAKLDRNIAALELKTFLGWEGDSLDAVLPTAMDYLNVNPELALVEARANRADPVAFRRRLLEAEEEVAMAKGQTGPQANLEASLGFSGTDESFGGAYQNTIDQQGVRLGFTIPILDWGRADARVKTALANQKLVEYTVQQDEINFDQNVIQLAERFNLLQTQIEFYKQGDELAAERYQISYDRYLLGDLSITDLMIALGEKDRARRDYLGALRDYWEAYYRLQLFTLYDFRTQQKR, encoded by the coding sequence GTGAATAAGCTAATCTACACGTTTGTGCTGATCGCGGCTGTGCTTTATCGGCCCGTGAGGGCCCAAGAATCCGGACCGGTTATCTTGAGCCTCAACCAAGCCATTTCCTATGCGCAGGGACAGAGCATCACGGCGCTTCAAAACGAAACCACCAAAGAGAACCGCTTTTGGGCCTATCAAAGTTTTCGCAGTAACCTTTATCCGCGCCTCGTGCTCAGCGGGGTTGCCCCTGAATTCAACCGCTCCTTCAGCGGGGTAACTCAACCCGACGGAACCACCCTTTACCAACCGGTGACCATCAACAACTCCAGCTTGCAGTTGGACGTTAGTCAAAATTTGCCCTGGACTGGTGGACAGGTTTTCATCGGAACCCGCTTGAATCGCTTCGATGATTTTGATCGCGATACCCGCCTGTACAACAGTAGCCCACTCTTTATTGGACTTTCGCAACCGCTTTTCCAATACAATGGATTGAAGTGGGGACAGAAAATCGAGCCCTTGAAGTACGAGGAATCCGTGCGTCAGTTCAAGGAAGAGGAAGCGCGCATTGCCGTGCAAGTGTGCCGCCGCTACTTCGATTTGCTTCGGGCGGAGATCAACCTCGACATTGCAGAGAACAACCTCAAAAACAACGACACGCTTTTCCGCATTGCGGAGACGCGCTTCGAGCTCGGCCGTATTTCCAAGTCAGATCTCCTTCAGTTGCAATTGGCCGCGGTTACTGCTCAAAAAGATGTGGCACAGGCGAAGCTCGACCGGAATATCGCTGCTTTGGAGCTGAAAACCTTCTTGGGCTGGGAAGGGGATTCACTAGATGCCGTGCTCCCAACGGCTATGGATTACTTGAACGTGAATCCGGAGTTGGCTTTGGTTGAAGCTCGGGCCAATCGGGCAGATCCCGTCGCCTTCCGACGCAGATTGTTGGAAGCCGAAGAAGAGGTGGCCATGGCAAAAGGGCAAACCGGGCCTCAAGCCAATCTCGAGGCTTCCCTTGGTTTCAGCGGTACCGATGAGTCCTTCGGTGGGGCGTACCAAAATACTATTGATCAACAAGGCGTCCGGTTGGGATTCACCATTCCCATCCTCGATTGGGGTCGGGCCGACGCGCGTGTTAAGACGGCCTTGGCCAATCAGAAGCTCGTCGAGTACACGGTGCAGCAGGACGAGATCAACTTTGACCAAAACGTGATTCAATTGGCCGAGCGCTTCAACCTACTTCAGACGCAGATTGAGTTCTACAAGCAAGGAGATGAACTGGCCGCTGAGCGCTACCAAATTAGCTATGATCGCTACCTCCTCGGGGACCTCAGCATTACCGATCTCATGATCGCCCTAGGAGAGAAGGACCGCGCCCGACGCGATTATTTGGGCGCCCTTCGCGACTACTGGGAGGCCTATTACCGACTACAACTATTTACCCTATACGATTTCCGAACACAACAAAAACGCTAA
- a CDS encoding ABC transporter ATP-binding protein → MLQLQNIEKVFRTSSIETVALNSINLNVDEGEFLSIMGPSGCGKSTLLNIMGLLDRPSAGSLTVKGVDPTAYSDKNLAQFRNHTIGFIFQSFHLINDLTVLDNVELPLLYRKSTASERRKKAMEALEKVGLSNRMKHYPSQLSGGQRQRVAIARAIIGNPELILADEPTGNLDSVMGNEVMDILLKLNQEGSTIIMVTHDENMAKKTHRLMRLYDGQQVS, encoded by the coding sequence ATGCTTCAACTACAGAACATTGAAAAGGTATTTCGCACCTCGAGTATCGAGACGGTGGCGCTAAACAGCATCAACCTGAACGTGGACGAAGGTGAGTTCCTGAGCATCATGGGCCCTTCGGGTTGCGGTAAATCCACCTTGCTCAACATCATGGGCTTGCTGGATCGACCATCGGCCGGTAGCCTCACCGTAAAGGGAGTTGATCCCACCGCCTACAGCGATAAGAACCTGGCTCAATTCCGCAACCACACCATCGGCTTCATCTTTCAGAGCTTTCACTTGATCAATGATTTGACAGTGTTGGACAATGTGGAGCTTCCGCTCTTGTACCGAAAAAGCACAGCTTCGGAGCGTCGCAAGAAAGCGATGGAGGCCTTGGAAAAGGTAGGCTTGAGCAACCGAATGAAGCACTATCCATCTCAGCTTTCCGGAGGTCAGCGTCAACGTGTGGCCATTGCCCGAGCCATCATTGGAAACCCGGAACTCATTCTGGCCGATGAGCCTACCGGAAACTTGGATTCGGTAATGGGAAATGAGGTAATGGACATCCTGCTCAAGCTGAATCAAGAAGGTTCGACCATCATCATGGTGACCCACGATGAGAACATGGCCAAGAAAACCCACCGCTTGATGCGCCTTTACGACGGACAGCAAGTCTCCTAA
- a CDS encoding ABC transporter permease has product MIRNYILLAWKVLNRRKFFTFVSLFGISFTLLILIVVVAFWESSFGANGPEKNMDRAVMTQMIYLEDTVNHNYSNGTVSYYYLKTYVKTLKTPEKVGIYTMGNSAKIYKDGNRYKGDTRTTDEVYFEVFEFEFLNGRPYNRDEVESSQQLAVISRRLAEQLYGTVEASGKDFEIFGKTMKVVGVIENVSTSRLLSGSDVYLPYKVMDPQYDEVRLNGRGYGAIMLGRTPADKELIQQEYQDQLGNVQWPAEESWTAIYGHAESPFEAIIRMIFGNAKDKGAGKFRLWSTIVIILFLLLPTVNLINMTISRTVERAGEIGIRKAFGASSVNLVGQFIVENVVTTFIGGALGLLLAYIALSILNDANVLGGFILEINGRVLLMTLGITLGFGVISGVYPAWRMSRMEPVEALKSEEQ; this is encoded by the coding sequence ATGATTAGAAACTATATACTCCTAGCGTGGAAGGTTTTGAACCGCCGAAAGTTCTTCACCTTCGTCAGCCTCTTCGGCATCAGCTTTACTCTGCTGATCCTCATCGTAGTTGTGGCCTTTTGGGAAAGCTCCTTCGGAGCGAATGGTCCTGAAAAAAACATGGACCGCGCGGTCATGACTCAGATGATCTACCTCGAGGATACCGTCAACCACAACTACAGTAATGGTACGGTGAGCTACTACTACCTCAAAACCTATGTCAAAACCCTGAAAACTCCAGAGAAGGTCGGGATCTATACCATGGGGAACTCAGCGAAAATCTACAAGGACGGAAACCGATACAAGGGGGATACCCGCACCACGGATGAAGTCTATTTCGAAGTGTTTGAGTTTGAGTTTTTGAACGGCCGGCCGTACAATCGTGATGAAGTCGAGTCTTCTCAGCAATTGGCCGTGATTAGTCGACGCCTTGCCGAACAACTTTACGGAACGGTTGAAGCCTCAGGTAAAGACTTTGAAATCTTTGGGAAAACCATGAAGGTGGTCGGGGTCATCGAAAATGTAAGTACCTCCCGCCTATTGTCGGGAAGCGATGTTTACTTGCCGTATAAGGTAATGGATCCCCAATACGACGAAGTTCGTTTGAATGGCCGCGGATATGGCGCCATTATGCTTGGGCGAACTCCAGCGGACAAGGAACTGATTCAGCAGGAATATCAAGATCAACTGGGCAATGTCCAATGGCCGGCAGAGGAATCTTGGACCGCTATTTACGGTCATGCGGAAAGTCCCTTTGAGGCTATCATTCGCATGATTTTCGGGAATGCGAAGGACAAAGGGGCGGGCAAGTTTCGCCTTTGGTCCACCATTGTGATCATCCTATTCTTGCTATTGCCGACCGTAAACCTCATCAATATGACCATCTCCCGAACGGTAGAGCGCGCTGGTGAAATTGGTATCCGAAAAGCCTTTGGAGCCAGCTCCGTCAATCTCGTCGGTCAATTCATTGTAGAGAATGTCGTCACCACCTTCATTGGAGGGGCACTCGGTCTTCTCTTGGCCTATATCGCTCTTTCCATACTCAATGATGCCAACGTCCTTGGTGGATTCATCCTCGAAATCAATGGTCGCGTACTCCTCATGACTTTGGGTATCACCTTGGGGTTTGGAGTGATTTCCGGTGTATATCCCGCCTGGCGTATGAGTCGTATGGAACCTGTTGAAGCACTTAAATCTGAAGAACAATGA
- a CDS encoding FtsX-like permease family protein yields MIRHLFKLMWNRKGKNFLLLVEVLASFMVLFGIMTLVVKNYRNYAQPLGFEYENVWVIETTIDVENEEAVETMKNLKSVLRNQPEIESLALMTDNFPFAFSSSTNSFDYKEEPLTSNSFWVEPEFFDVLRIPIERGKVFDEANINDEGHYVVVNRKLEETILDIDPSVDIVGEDIDDAGDRIVTGVIDRFRYASQFMSNQNSFFRMYSLNDTNQYFLATAMLVRVKPDAGKEFEQKLMNLLERTNPAWEYDISWLSEMKTGRDLLVMVPVIIFSIIGAFLLFNVGMGIFGVLWYNINRRRPEIGLRRALGAPAGAIGSQFIGEVMVITTFSVILGLLIAIQFPLMGAFDLPAQDYFVAMGIALGIIYLITFLCAWYPSHQAARIEPAQALHEE; encoded by the coding sequence ATGATCCGTCACCTATTCAAACTAATGTGGAACCGGAAAGGGAAGAACTTCCTGCTCCTGGTCGAGGTATTGGCCTCCTTTATGGTTCTTTTCGGCATCATGACCCTTGTGGTCAAGAACTACCGAAACTACGCTCAGCCCTTGGGCTTTGAATACGAAAATGTATGGGTTATCGAGACCACCATCGACGTGGAAAACGAAGAGGCTGTGGAAACGATGAAGAACTTGAAAAGTGTCCTTCGCAATCAGCCCGAAATTGAAAGTCTGGCCTTAATGACCGATAACTTTCCTTTCGCTTTCAGCTCGTCGACCAACTCCTTTGATTATAAAGAGGAACCCCTTACTTCAAATTCATTTTGGGTAGAGCCTGAGTTCTTCGATGTGCTTCGCATTCCCATTGAACGAGGGAAGGTATTTGACGAGGCGAACATCAATGACGAGGGGCACTATGTTGTGGTCAATCGGAAACTGGAAGAGACTATTTTGGACATTGACCCATCCGTCGATATTGTGGGCGAAGACATCGATGATGCTGGAGACCGCATTGTTACCGGGGTTATAGATCGCTTTCGATACGCCAGCCAGTTTATGTCCAACCAAAACTCCTTCTTTAGGATGTACAGCTTGAACGACACCAACCAGTACTTCCTGGCTACAGCGATGCTCGTTCGCGTTAAGCCCGACGCCGGAAAGGAATTTGAGCAAAAGTTGATGAACCTCTTGGAGCGCACCAATCCGGCTTGGGAATACGACATTTCGTGGCTCAGTGAAATGAAAACCGGAAGGGACTTATTGGTCATGGTTCCGGTCATCATTTTCAGCATTATTGGCGCCTTTCTACTCTTTAATGTGGGCATGGGCATTTTTGGCGTACTCTGGTACAACATCAACAGACGCCGCCCCGAAATTGGACTTCGCCGTGCCCTTGGAGCACCCGCCGGTGCGATTGGCAGTCAGTTCATTGGTGAAGTCATGGTCATCACCACATTCTCAGTAATTCTCGGGCTTTTAATCGCCATTCAGTTTCCCTTGATGGGTGCCTTTGATCTTCCGGCACAGGATTACTTTGTAGCCATGGGTATTGCCTTGGGCATTATCTATTTGATTACCTTTCTCTGTGCTTGGTACCCAAGTCATCAAGCCGCGCGAATTGAACCTGCTCAAGCCCTTCACGAAGAATGA
- a CDS encoding sigma-54-dependent Fis family transcriptional regulator, protein MILIIDDDLGVRKSLSLLFRQNGYRTLEAEHPEMGLVQLAEHPVELVFLDMNFHVETTGDEGLAALKRIKEAHPMIPVILITGWGHMALAIDGMKAGAADFINKPWENDYVLEAAKTALKLNQSVEETSSDRAKLDRKFDFSDIIGEDPKLLEVLEQVARVAPTDASVLILGESGTGKELIAQALHKNSERRQENFVEVNLGGISASLFESEMFGHKKGAFTDAHADRVGRFEAAHNGTIFLDELGELPLAQQVKLLRVLQDRRFEVLGSSETKSVNVRVVSATNRDLAKEVDEERFREDLFYRINLITLHLPPLRERPGDIPLLAKHFLNLAAADYGKTDVRFAPQALELLKGLPFPGNIRELKNLVERALLLATGNELQASDIEKHLRPNQSNATPQSKTLNLEEMERELVERAMRAHRYKVAPAARALGISRNALYRRLEKFGMADGAED, encoded by the coding sequence ATGATCCTCATCATTGACGACGATTTAGGCGTACGGAAGTCCCTTTCCCTCCTCTTCCGCCAAAATGGGTACCGAACCCTGGAGGCTGAGCACCCCGAAATGGGCTTGGTCCAACTAGCGGAACACCCCGTAGAGCTGGTCTTCTTGGATATGAATTTCCATGTGGAGACCACTGGAGATGAAGGGCTCGCGGCACTTAAGCGCATTAAAGAAGCACACCCCATGATCCCGGTTATCTTGATTACCGGATGGGGGCATATGGCCTTGGCCATTGATGGTATGAAAGCGGGGGCCGCAGACTTTATCAATAAACCTTGGGAGAATGACTACGTCCTGGAGGCGGCCAAAACGGCCCTCAAGCTGAACCAGTCCGTGGAAGAGACAAGTTCTGACCGAGCAAAACTGGATCGGAAATTCGACTTCAGCGACATTATTGGGGAAGACCCCAAACTCCTTGAGGTGCTTGAGCAAGTGGCTCGTGTGGCACCAACCGATGCGAGCGTGCTCATCTTGGGGGAAAGCGGTACAGGAAAGGAGCTCATCGCTCAAGCCCTGCACAAGAACTCCGAACGGCGTCAAGAGAACTTCGTGGAGGTCAACCTCGGAGGTATCTCGGCCAGTTTGTTCGAAAGCGAAATGTTCGGTCATAAAAAAGGGGCCTTCACCGACGCACATGCAGACCGAGTCGGTCGATTTGAAGCCGCGCACAACGGCACCATCTTCTTAGATGAATTGGGTGAACTACCCCTTGCGCAACAAGTCAAACTGCTCCGCGTATTGCAGGATCGACGATTTGAAGTCCTGGGGAGTTCCGAAACCAAGAGTGTCAACGTGCGGGTCGTTTCGGCCACCAATCGAGACTTGGCCAAAGAGGTCGATGAAGAACGCTTCCGCGAGGATCTGTTCTACCGTATCAACCTCATCACCCTGCATTTACCGCCTCTCCGCGAACGACCTGGCGATATCCCTCTGCTGGCCAAGCACTTCTTGAACTTGGCGGCGGCCGACTATGGAAAAACAGATGTCCGCTTCGCGCCGCAGGCGCTGGAACTGTTAAAAGGGCTTCCGTTTCCGGGCAATATCCGCGAGCTCAAAAACCTGGTGGAACGGGCACTGCTTCTGGCCACCGGAAATGAACTGCAGGCCTCGGATATCGAGAAGCATTTGCGTCCGAACCAAAGCAATGCCACGCCCCAAAGCAAAACCTTAAATTTGGAAGAAATGGAGCGAGAATTGGTGGAACGCGCGATGCGGGCTCATCGATACAAAGTAGCTCCGGCGGCGCGGGCACTCGGCATCAGTCGGAACGCCCTGTACCGAAGACTCGAAAAGTTCGGAATGGCCGATGGGGCTGAAGACTAA
- a CDS encoding HAMP domain-containing protein — MGLKTKFILYLIVIHGVILWLAYPQFEREQRYWFIAVEIGVLLSMWLGWRLYRRLMGPLELIRSGTEAIKDRDFQVKFKPTGQGELDSLINVYNGMIDELRNERIHQQEQNYFLEELINASPTGIGILDYEQRWVSANPALERFMTLPSEQVLGLRPDESPDPLLKQIVFSEGQNEKLIELDGWRKFKVHRGQFIHRGFNRQFVLVEELSREMIEAEKQAYGKVIRMMSHEVNNSMGSINSLLNSLVAFDTQIAEDLRTDYRESMDVVIRRNQSLGTFMNKFADVVRLPDPITEPLDIRELLHDLARLWRPICAEHHIDLIWEAPETALITEGDREQLEQVLTNAIKNARESIGEGGKIELFADPVHGLWGVADNGPGIPADKADRLFKPFFSTKKDGQGVGLTLSREVLMQHGFPFRLETDPDGLTRFEVKSLPSEVR, encoded by the coding sequence ATGGGGCTGAAGACTAAATTCATCTTGTATTTGATCGTCATCCACGGAGTAATCTTGTGGCTGGCCTATCCGCAATTTGAGCGGGAACAACGCTATTGGTTTATTGCCGTAGAAATCGGCGTATTGCTCAGCATGTGGCTAGGGTGGCGCTTGTACCGAAGACTTATGGGGCCCTTGGAGCTCATCCGGAGCGGCACGGAAGCCATCAAGGATCGCGACTTTCAAGTCAAATTTAAACCCACTGGCCAAGGTGAATTAGACAGTTTGATCAACGTTTACAACGGAATGATCGACGAGCTCCGAAACGAGCGCATCCATCAGCAGGAGCAAAACTACTTCTTGGAAGAGCTCATCAACGCCTCACCGACCGGCATTGGAATTCTCGATTACGAGCAGCGTTGGGTATCTGCAAATCCGGCCTTGGAGCGCTTCATGACCCTTCCTTCTGAGCAGGTATTGGGCCTACGGCCCGATGAATCTCCCGACCCCCTATTAAAGCAAATCGTCTTTTCGGAGGGACAAAACGAAAAGCTCATCGAACTCGATGGTTGGCGCAAATTCAAGGTTCATCGAGGGCAGTTCATTCACCGCGGATTCAATCGGCAATTCGTACTCGTCGAAGAGCTCAGTCGTGAAATGATCGAAGCGGAAAAGCAGGCCTACGGAAAGGTCATCCGCATGATGAGCCACGAGGTCAACAATTCCATGGGCAGCATCAATTCGCTACTCAACAGTCTGGTGGCCTTTGACACTCAAATTGCAGAAGATTTGAGAACCGATTACCGAGAGTCCATGGACGTGGTGATTCGACGGAACCAGAGCTTGGGCACGTTCATGAATAAGTTTGCCGATGTGGTCCGACTTCCCGATCCCATAACAGAGCCCCTTGACATCCGAGAACTACTCCATGACCTCGCTCGATTGTGGAGGCCGATTTGCGCCGAGCATCATATAGATTTGATCTGGGAAGCGCCTGAGACGGCACTGATTACAGAGGGCGATCGCGAGCAGCTGGAGCAAGTGCTAACCAACGCCATCAAAAATGCACGTGAGAGCATCGGTGAAGGCGGAAAAATTGAGCTCTTTGCAGATCCCGTGCACGGCCTCTGGGGTGTCGCCGATAATGGCCCGGGCATACCCGCCGATAAAGCGGATCGACTCTTCAAACCTTTCTTCAGCACTAAGAAAGACGGTCAAGGTGTTGGACTCACCTTGAGCCGAGAAGTACTTATGCAGCACGGATTCCCATTCCGACTCGAGACCGACCCCGATGGGCTCACGCGCTTCGAAGTGAAAAGCCTACCTTCGGAAGTACGCTAA